In one Chitinophaga sancti genomic region, the following are encoded:
- a CDS encoding DUF4259 domain-containing protein has protein sequence MGTWGTRNFENDGSLDWVFEMIDAKDGGLIADTLQFSLNKDGLLDTSECEDALAAAETVAALTGKPSEDYPETPLEKLDSLNILATLALRKLAISVVEKIKLNSEMKQTFTDSGEVEAWFAIQDELIKRLSL, from the coding sequence ATGGGCACATGGGGTACCAGAAATTTTGAAAATGATGGTTCACTAGACTGGGTATTTGAAATGATTGATGCTAAGGATGGAGGCTTGATCGCTGATACCTTGCAGTTTTCATTGAACAAAGACGGTCTCCTCGACACTTCTGAATGCGAAGATGCATTAGCAGCCGCTGAAACAGTAGCCGCACTAACAGGCAAACCCAGTGAAGACTATCCTGAAACTCCACTGGAAAAGCTGGATTCTTTAAATATTCTGGCTACCCTGGCATTGAGAAAACTTGCAATTTCGGTGGTTGAAAAGATCAAGCTGAATTCTGAAATGAAGCAGACGTTTACAGACAGTGGGGAGGTAGAAGCGTGGTTTGCTATACAGGATGAGCTGATCAAAAGACTAAGCTTATAA